The Parambassis ranga chromosome 4, fParRan2.1, whole genome shotgun sequence genome includes the window GCCAAAACGGACCCCAGCGCCTGTGTCTGCAAGGCTTACCATGACCCATGctgatctttgtgtgtgtgtgcgtatgtgtgtgagcGCTTCAACGGGAAAAAGAAAGTGTGAGTACATTCACTGTACTTACTGTTTTCCTTGCTCCCAGGCTGCTTCAGGCTcctcagtttgtgtgtgaggggagGTAAGCGATGTGTGCGGCTGTATCTGGAGAGCCTCCAAACcccctcatctcctctcctctctcctccttgtGTTCTCTCTGCTTGGAGGATCTGTcagttctccttctctctttttgtcCCTGCTTTGATCGTGCTCTCCAAGCCTTGGCTGGCCTCGCTAACAGCAGCTGAGCACAGGTCCTACTCCACTCCCACTAATAACACACATTCATGCCACACTGgaaagacactcacacacacacacactcatttgctGCTTCACTtactccccctcctctccttacTACCACACTGTAAAATCAGTAATAACTGACTCCTCTATCATTCAGCGCATTCTGTAAGTTGTCAGAGCTTATCACTTTTCACACAAACCTCTGTTTGCTTTTACCCTGTGAGCATCTTGGGTGAGGGGTCACTCTATAATAGCTGATAGTGGGTGGTGCTAGAGCCCGCTAAGCACAGCTGTGTAGTAGTGGATAGTGTATGTTATTTTTAATAGGCAAATGTGGTCTTCTTTATTAAGATGTCACATCATTAAAAATCTGTGCTGCTTACATTcattttttgtcttcttctcttccGTTTCTGCCATTTTTGTAGAACGTTACTACTACTGCCCCCTGTAGTCAGTACTAAGGTGTTTCCTATCACACCTGTGCAGATGGTGTGCTAGAGAAGATATCACTACTAGGGCAGCTTCAACATTTAACCCAAGGTTCACTTAATAGCATTGTAAAGAGGTATTTCTCCAATGTTTGGATCTCTGTCAGCTGATATTACAGTCTCTCCTTGTCAGTCTcatctccatgacaactgaGCAAACTCTTTCTGCTGAGAAGACTGTGATGGCGTTAAAAAGCAGACGGAGGTGTGTAAAACAGTCAAGGATCACTTATTGACACATTCTTATCAGCTCTTCTTGTTCTTGCATTTTTGAAGCTGATCTCCCTGgctgtttacagagaaacaAGGGGATCATTTCTGCTGATTTGGTGACCATGCTAATCGTAGTGTGGACTGTTGGATAGGTCAAGTCATCCACTGTGTTGCAGCCTCTTGGGGGAAAGCAGGCTGTATCAACACAGTGCCACCTTCAGTTTGGCACCCAAATGACGCCTCAACGTTGGCCTTGATACagcctgtcttcctgtctgcttcccACTCTTCTACCAGCTAGTAATGCCAGGATAGGCATTTAAGGTTTAACAACACCTTCGCCTCCtcccgaacacacacacacacaaaaccttgTCACTCTGGTTGGCAGTGGCACCGTTCACCAATGGCTTACACATTAAGGCATGGGCaatatctgacacacacacactctttagcCCCACAATCTCCCTGCCTAATTGTAATATTGCAGTGTGTGGAGGTCCATGGCCGAGATGGCTCAATAAAGATATGAGTCCTGGGAGAGACTGggaggaatgaaaaaaagaggaagagtgaGATAAATGGCAGGGGGATATAAGAAGGGGGGGTATAGTAAACATATAAATTGGCTTCATCAGTTAAACATCTCTAAACATTCTGAGATTCAAGGtttttttaaagagagaaaTCCTTTTGCTGTGAATTTCCCACAGATTTCATGTGATAGGGAGTTGACACATAGCAACAGGTAACACTCCGGGGACCGACGGCAGGTGCGCCCGATAAGATGTTCAACTCACAGGGAAGAGGGAGGGACCGACAGACCCAAAGCTCCGTGACTCAGTTCACCGCCGGAGACCTCTTGCAACATGAGCGTGAGAAAGTCATTCAGGCGGAGAGTGTTTCAAAACCTACACTCTGTCTGCCAACCATCAATACGTTTGTTTTCGAGCTCTGTCAGTGCCATTGTGCGAGTGAAAAAATGAGTCAGGTGTGCAGTTGACAACAATGGGACGTGTTAGTGATGTGTTTGACAGAGGCAGCATTGTTGCGCACAGAGGATATTAAGGATTATAGCTGCAGTTAGATGCATGTACAGaacagttctctctctctctctctgtgtgtgtgtgtgtgtgtgtgtcggagaAAAACCACATTTCCTTTCAAAGTGATATCTGGATCTAACAACAACAGTAACTCATTGAGATTGGCTTTAAAGTCACATAAATTGCAGAGTTTGAGAATTTATGACAACATCATTCTGTGATAACATAATTCATTAGTGTCTGCAAGAGCTGCCGGCTGCGATGCCATGTTTACAGACATTGTAATTTAACTCTGCATGCGCAAGTTCTGGCTTGGAGGGAACCTAAAATCGTCTTAGTGCGTGTCTCGGGTTgactggaggagctggagttCAGTGCGGCGCTGCGTTGTTGTATCAAATTCACGATCTTGCGGCCAGCCGCTGGCGACGCCCCGCAGATCCAGGCGGCAAGCCGGCGAGAGGAGCGCCTTCCCCTGGTCGCCTGCGCGCCACGTGTCGcggtctctgcagcagctggaggtgtgTGCGCGCAGCGGAGAGCCATGCACTGGGCTCAGTATGTTCAAAATAAAGTGACTTTGTTGGTTTGATGCATCCTAGCGTAAACAATTACTCAAATCTTACATTTTATGAGGTCACATTTCCTCACAATGACATGGCAACAACAACATTACGCAAATGTTTACTTTGCGTAATGTTGGCGTCcacaaaataaggaaaaacattttttctttttcattgaaaacacatcataaacaTACTGTTCTTGTTTGCAGGTGTGTTCATAAGAACACAGGAATAACAGGAAGAAATGTGATTATCATCAGGATAACTTCAAACTTTAAAACCTACAGTGGGTAAATGTAGGTTATTAGCGCAGGTTTATAAACGTCCTTGTTTGTAGCCGCAGTTGTTGCACAACTTGTTGCACAAATGTAGGAGCTTCTACCTGACAATAAACTTATCAGACGCAGTTGAGACATTTTTTCTATCTCTTTGTGCTTGTCTGCTCTTGCGTCTCTCTAACTGCAATAAAGATAAGGAAATATAATTATGACCTGAAATCTAAAAAAGCCTTGAACGATGTGGGGcgggtaggaggaggaggaggaggcggcatCAGTGTGATCGTATGCGCTCTCCGGGCTCAGAAATATCTCTGCTCTGGCTCACATTCCGATAAGGGAGCCcgatccagctctctctctgtaggCGTGGTTTTCCCAGGCTTTTAAAACAGCAGCTGCTATTTACCTTCCCCTCTAATGTAaaccaccgccgccgccgccaccgccaCATACCCTCCCCTTACCCCATTCACCCTCCTCCCTGGCCCGGCGGCCCCCCGGCAGCCCGGCGGCCAAACCTCCAACCACCgcactcataaaacatcctggCACGTGCTCCACATTCACAACACCGACAGATGATTAAGTGCCAAAATTTGTACCACAGAGTTAAGGAAGTACAGTAACGTGGAAATGGAGTGTGCGCGTTtaatttccccctctctctctctctctctctctctctcggggTCAGGCAAATTATCTTTACTCTAACAATATGATGATTGTGCTGATGATTCCTCTTCTCATGTGTGTTcctggtgtggttgttgtcatcttaaaatgtttctttttcaaaTTTACTTATAACCTAAAGTTtggataaaaagaaaacataactGCTCCCTCCTGAAACTCTAATTGGCAGAGTGTAAACCGCTTCCCCGTGGTGGCTTTAAAACGGCAGAAAATACTTCCAGCTTCCTTTTTTTATTCCACTATAAGAAGTTGACAATGATTGTAGGACCTCTGACACTCATTCCCTCTGATATCAATGATGTGAGAATAAATGGATGAAGATGTTGAATgtgtttgattattttattgTGCCTTCTGCTGTTATCTGCTGTCTGGTAGATAAGTGGCTCTGCCCGCTCCTGGTGGCAGTGCACAGTCAGCGGCTCcgctgttaatatgtaaacgcTACGATGATTGAAGACTGAAGGCAGTTTCCCCGGCTGTGCCCTGAACCCGGGCCGCGCGCCATTGGCCGCCAGCTCTAGCGGCCAAACAACCAATGGGAGGGCGCCGACCACGAGCCGTCCTCCCTCGGGCCGCGTGTCCCTCGCCCTGATTGGTGGAAAGTTACTGTGGGAAAGAAAGTTTGGGAAGTTTCACACGAGCCGTTCGCGTGCAGTGCGAGATATAAATACAAGCCACACGCGGAGAGCCCAACAGAGAGACTGCATCCGCTCCtggtagctgctgctgctgctgctcatcgaTCTAACGGATTTTAACTTGATACACGTCTCaggattttttgtttgtttgagggAGAAGGGACTCAACTCATTCATCTTCCTCCTTCTACGCCAGTGGAACGTAATTTGCCGTGTTTTTGTGGGATATTTCTTATTAAAAGATGCCTGCCGATATGATGGAAaaaacctcctcctctccgGTTGCTGCAACCCCTGCAAGCATGAACACAACTCCCGATAAACCCAAGACAGCCTCTGAACACAGAAAGGTCAGTATTCAGTCTTTATTGGAAACATTTTACCGTCActgtcatcatttttttaaaaaaagtgtttcgTTACACTTTCATTGGTCaaacaagtaaaaaaatcaaatttttaGCTTTTACGCATGCAACAACACGTTTTaacattctgtgtttttcatttttagtcaTCCAAGCCTATTAtggaaaagaggagaagagccAGGATCAACGAAAGCCTGGGACAGCTGAAAACTCTCATCCTGGATGCTCTCAAAAAAGATGTAAGTACTCAGTCATCATCTTGCTTATTCGTAGATCTCCAAGCTTTCCGTGTGAAACATTTAGAAAGTGAGCGCGTAATGCTAACCATGTGTGTTTTCCGTCCTCTCAGAGCTCCAGACACTCCAAGCTGGAGAAGGCGGACATCCTGGAGATGACGGTGAAACATCTCCGGAACCTCCAGAGGGCTCAGATGACCGGTAAGTCTCACATCCCGGACTAATCAGTTTGTACTTGTGCGCTAAAGATCAGAATCTGAGCTGATCTCAGACTTGTGAACAGATATACGCGCTGTGCACCTGACCTAATCACACCTCTCCGtttgctctgcagctgctctgaacACAGACCCCACCGTTTTGGGAAAATATCGCGCCGGATTCAGTGAATGCATGAATGAAGTCACTCGGTTCCTCTCCACCTGCGAAGGTGTCAACACCGAGGTCAGAACGCGGCTCCTCGGACACTTGGCCAGCTGTATGACCCAGATCAACGCCATGAACTATCCCAGCCAGCATCAGCATCAACATCAGCTGCCCGCCGCCGCCGGTCCAACACATCCCCCTTTCAGCCAGTCCATGGTGCAGATCCCCAGCTCATCTCCGCAGGTCCTGCCCATGAACCCGGTGTCATGTAAAGGGGGCTCCTCGCCGGCCAGTTTACCTTCAGACGCCACCAAAGTGTACGGCGGTTTCCAGATCGTGCCTGCCACAGACGGACAGTTTGCCTTCCTCATACCCAATGCGGCTTTTGCGCCAAACGGCCCTGTCATTCCCGTTTACGCCAACAACGTTAGCACGCCGGTGCCTGTTCCGGCTGCAGTGTCCCCCGGAGCCCCGTCAGGCAACACAGATTCAGTGTGGCGGCCCTGGTGAGGAGAGTGGAGAAGGGCCACAAAACTTTTGAAATGACACTTAACTAGTTCTCTCTTTGTTCCATGTTAGAAAGTTGTTTTGAACCAgttttttgttgtaaaaatgGAAAGAGTATGCACTATATTTGTACAGCTAACAAGGGAGTAAAGTTCATATTGAAATGGGATTTGTATTGTGGAAGTCCGTTCactgcatttttttatatatatttgagtTGTATTTTTTACTGTGTGATGCCAAAGATATGTTCAATGCTCTTATGCTGTTCTTCGTTTTGGAAGACAAATAAatttgtaaaaacataaaaaaacattcttgagttgtttgtaaagaaaacaaaacctgatccacttattcacacagacacacacgctcgGTGTGTTGTATTCATTGAGTTTATTTGGTTCTTCGACAAGTCTCCGTGACATCGTTTCACGTGTGTAAAAGTAAAACGTTGTGAGTCTCCTATCAGCAAGTTTTCGTTCGGTCATCCAGATGTGTTGTGTGGAAAAGACTTCCACTCATGTTTTAAAATTGCATTTCGACTCTCAGGTCAAGGTAGTTTCAAACATTTAgcctttaaaatgaaaacattactGAGTGACAGACCGCTTTCTGACTTTATCACTGAATATGTGCAACACGAGTGTGCTAAGACTATTAATAGAGACATTTTGTAATGTCAGAGTGAAACACAAGTTACACTGGACCAGACTGTGTGTAAACTGTGGCCTAATTGTAATTATATTATCTAAAGTGAATAGAGCAGGAGACAGTGCTGCTGTAATTAATCAGGTGGAGGGGTGAGATTAGCTGTAGGCGGTGCTTTTTTCTCTGACAGACCAGCTGTTTGGCCTGTCCGTGTGGAAACATTGCAGCTTTACAGAGGGCACTTACGCCATCTAGCAGCGGAGGAGTATATTGCAATCTGATTAGCAGTGGCAGATCaatggagcagagcaggaatGGCAGATGATGTGGAGTCGTTTTTCTTAAATGAAACTTTGTGTAGGATTATCTGGTTTAAGAGGTAGTTAAGGGAAAACGAAAATGGATTACTTTAACTTAATAAGTATAAGAAACTGAAGCTTTTTGTTTGGTCTTGAAGTTTCATTATAAGTGAATTGCCTGTTTTTTGTAATGAATGCTGTGATATGGTGCTAAATGCAGCTCCTTTTTCTACTCGAACTTTCTTTGGGTAAGATCTGTTAGATTAACAACAACATTGAACCATTTGAGGTGATCAAGCCTCTTAAAAATATCATCATTATGAGGATTTCCGCTgttcacatcagcagcagccttaATCTCCTGACAGTATGGAACAGAGGAGCCGCAGGCTGTGTCTTTAATCAGAGCTGAGGGAGTTCCATCGTGCCAGGGGGGTTGACAGCAAAAGGACACGTTAAACACATCGCCACTGAGCCATGTGGTAGCGCTCTGCTCTGCCCAGGTGTGTATGCCCCCTCCAGCTATCCGAGTGTGGCCCTCCTTTGAAgggggtgtgtatgtgtggggaggaggaggtgcaggtgTTTGCAATTATCAGTGCGCTAAGAGGCACAAAGTGTGGATAAGTGCCATCATTTTGAATTTCCATCACACCTTTTTACAGGGGGCCATGCATCCCTGTTTGATTGAAGCCATGTGTGTGCCCGTGCCTGTGCGTGcatatgttttgtgtgtgtgtgtgtgtttttatggaggTTGCTGGGTGAGGACATGCCTGGCCAAAGGGCACAATGGATGAGGTATAGTGGGGAGTTAAATGTTGAAGGGGGGAGCTTGCCACACAGGGTAACAGTCGGCCTCCTGTGAACCGCCTGAGCTTCTCCATACAAGCGctcaagctcacacacacaaaaccttcCCACAGCATTCCAGCTGTGCTTGCACCAATGTCGAGCTTCCTGCCCTGAGCCCTGAGGCCACAGCTGGACAGGGGACGTCTGGGAGGCACGTGGTGTGACCCGGACAACACCCAGCTGCTGAGCCCTCCCACCCTGCCTCACCGCCTTtgcctctcttcctcctttcctcccccTCCCGCCAACATCTTCAGTGGTCTTTTCCCCTCTGGAGAACAGCTTTACGAACCTCTCCAATTACCCAGTGCAGTGGCCGAGCTGCCGGAGTGACCGCACACATGTCACAACACGACCGGGGGGTTAGCTGCCATGCATGTCCATTAACTTTTCCCACACTCCGCGTGCATGCAGGGAgcaaaaagaggggaaaaaaagcccctctgcttcctccttgGCTCCCTAAGTGCTACCATATGgtccactctccctctctctctctctctcatagttcttctttctctctcaccctctctctcccagCCCATCACTAGGGCTGTCTTTGATTGCAGCCCAGACAAGCGAGAGCTTTATGATTTAAGTCCAGGGCTTGCTGTACCAAGCCCTGGACTCATTTTGAAGCCAaacccctctccctcccctccccttgcACCCCCCACTCCTCCTGCAGTTGCAGGGGAAGGCTGTTTTCTGGCAGGAAATGAATAGCTCCCAGATGAGCGCAGGAACCTGAGAGGTCGTGAGAAAGAGGCGAACCCCCCTCCGCAGGCCCGGCTTGCTGCCAGCCGCCGGGGGAATGTGGGAGAGCGCCTCTCTGACACACGCATCAACCCCTCTGCCCTCCACCACGCCGCctggctgactgactgcctCGGTGCTGGGCTCTGAGCCTGGAAATAGACTGATAGACAGGGCAACCGCCACCAAGCCAGGCAGCACGGCTCGTCAGCCAGCCGGCAGAGCA containing:
- the her6 gene encoding hairy-related 6, which translates into the protein MPADMMEKTSSSPVAATPASMNTTPDKPKTASEHRKSSKPIMEKRRRARINESLGQLKTLILDALKKDSSRHSKLEKADILEMTVKHLRNLQRAQMTAALNTDPTVLGKYRAGFSECMNEVTRFLSTCEGVNTEVRTRLLGHLASCMTQINAMNYPSQHQHQHQLPAAAGPTHPPFSQSMVQIPSSSPQVLPMNPVSCKGGSSPASLPSDATKVYGGFQIVPATDGQFAFLIPNAAFAPNGPVIPVYANNVSTPVPVPAAVSPGAPSGNTDSVWRPW